Proteins from a genomic interval of Youhaiella tibetensis:
- a CDS encoding YcjX family protein, with protein MAQSPTNVVDEIGIALSNLADAAGGAFTPTLRLGVTGLSRAGKTIFITALVHNLLTGGRLPGFTPMAEGRFIGARLAEYPDATIPRFAYEQHLEALTGKAPTWPESTRRISQLRVTLKYQSARWFSGMRGPSMVNLDIVDYPGEWLLDLPLLSLSFAEWSAQALERARRQHSAAEAGPFLALLDSIDPLKEANDVDAEALAGAFTSYLRESRHDGRALSTLPPGRFLLPGDLEGSPALTFAPLPPQSQAVRHTSLYHMLERRYEAYKDVVVKPFFRDHFARLDRQIVLVDMLRALNAGPEAVHDLETALTDVLACFRQGDANPFLRLIARRIDRILFAATKADHLHHTSHDRLEAILNRLLANAARRARFAGAETRSLALAAIRATREGTIKEKGETLDVILGTPQAGESLDAVTYDGKTEIALFPGDLPDDPEVVFQDGKAVELNFLRFLPPQKLERNAEGAYVLPHIRLDRAIDFLIGDWLK; from the coding sequence ATGGCCCAGTCACCGACCAACGTTGTCGATGAAATCGGCATAGCGCTCTCCAATCTCGCCGACGCGGCGGGTGGCGCCTTTACGCCCACCCTGCGGCTCGGCGTCACCGGGCTCTCGCGCGCCGGCAAGACCATCTTCATCACCGCCCTGGTGCATAACCTGCTGACCGGCGGGCGCCTCCCCGGCTTTACGCCGATGGCGGAGGGGCGGTTCATCGGTGCGCGGCTCGCCGAATACCCCGACGCCACCATCCCCCGCTTCGCCTACGAGCAGCATCTCGAGGCGCTGACCGGCAAGGCGCCGACTTGGCCGGAAAGCACGCGCCGCATCTCGCAATTGCGCGTGACGCTCAAATACCAGAGCGCCCGCTGGTTCTCCGGCATGCGCGGCCCCTCCATGGTGAACCTCGATATCGTGGACTATCCGGGCGAGTGGTTGCTCGACCTGCCGTTGCTCTCGCTCAGCTTTGCCGAATGGAGCGCCCAGGCGCTGGAGCGCGCCCGCCGCCAGCATTCAGCCGCGGAAGCCGGACCGTTCCTGGCGCTGCTCGATTCCATAGATCCTCTCAAGGAAGCCAACGACGTGGATGCGGAGGCCCTCGCCGGCGCCTTCACCAGCTACCTGCGCGAAAGCCGCCACGACGGGCGCGCCCTCTCGACCCTGCCGCCCGGCCGCTTCCTGTTGCCCGGCGACCTCGAGGGCAGCCCGGCACTGACCTTTGCGCCCCTGCCCCCACAGAGCCAGGCCGTGCGCCATACGAGCCTCTACCACATGCTCGAGCGCCGCTACGAAGCCTACAAGGACGTGGTGGTCAAACCTTTCTTCCGCGATCACTTCGCCCGGCTCGACCGCCAGATCGTGCTGGTGGACATGCTGCGCGCCCTCAACGCCGGCCCGGAAGCCGTTCACGATCTCGAAACAGCGCTGACCGACGTGCTTGCCTGCTTCCGGCAGGGCGACGCCAACCCCTTCCTGCGCCTCATCGCCCGGCGGATCGACCGCATCCTCTTCGCCGCGACCAAGGCAGACCACCTCCACCACACCTCCCACGACCGGCTCGAGGCCATCCTCAACCGGCTGCTGGCCAACGCGGCGCGCCGCGCCCGCTTCGCCGGCGCCGAGACCCGCTCGCTGGCGCTGGCCGCCATCCGGGCGACGCGAGAGGGCACCATCAAGGAGAAGGGGGAGACGCTCGACGTCATCCTAGGCACGCCACAGGCCGGCGAAAGCCTCGATGCGGTGACCTACGACGGCAAGACCGAAATCGCCCTCTTCCCGGGCGACCTGCCGGACGATCCCGAAGTGGTCTTCCAGGACGGCAAGGCGGTCGAACTCAATTTCCTGCGCTTCCTGCCGCCCCAGAAGCTCGAAAGGAACGCCGAAGGCGCCTATGTCCTTCCCCATATCCGGCTCGACAGGGCCATCGACTTCCTGATCGGAGACTGGCTCAAGTGA
- the flgK gene encoding flagellar hook-associated protein FlgK: MGLTVAIGNALAGLKANQGSLEVLSRNISNAGTPGYHKQSLNVIEVGRGDNSYVRVGQVSRAFDQTLQNYYTKQLPDSSYANTRANFLDRLQTYLGKPGTAGSLDTTFGSLQTSLDALATSPDNYAARADVVSKAQDMVSTLNRLTTTIQGLRQEAESKIATSVGELNDQLKALQEVNLGLADYGMDQNTRVSMLDQRDRLVSQIAEKIDVRVDYRDDGTVALSTRSGMSLLDVKRSIFEFEPSGGMDASSTNSGKLTLLTPSGSRVDLVSNNVMQSGSLAALVELRDKTLVDAQRQLDDIAAALAKTFSTVQTPATPVAGGGYEIDLANPTNGVAPLAPSYQNGDDLLVAYRDASGATRNIRVVNSAGTVPPPANYVDANGDDVFYADLTQPSAALSNTLNGMMAAKTPPITGVAFSDNAGKLAVTGSGGVTINSMTARTTATADQDGNLALPLFLDANGNGTPYTGSIDGQGQKTGFAGRIQINAAIVADNTKLVKYDGAAGSGDSARVDYIVNQFKTMKFSSEYRAAPELGNFRLNGTLGDMVTQTVDYQGATISDALSKSDAQGLSLDALTSRMTETYGVDVNEEVARLMELQNAYAANARVVSVVQELLDTLMQSVGR; the protein is encoded by the coding sequence ATGGGTTTGACAGTAGCTATCGGTAACGCGCTGGCGGGCCTCAAGGCCAACCAGGGATCGCTGGAAGTCCTTTCCCGCAACATCTCGAACGCAGGCACGCCCGGTTACCATAAGCAGTCGCTCAATGTCATAGAAGTTGGCAGGGGCGACAATTCCTATGTGCGCGTGGGGCAGGTGTCGCGGGCCTTCGACCAGACCCTGCAGAACTACTACACCAAGCAGCTGCCGGATTCGTCCTACGCCAATACGCGGGCGAATTTCCTCGACCGGCTGCAGACCTACCTGGGCAAGCCCGGCACCGCTGGCTCGCTCGATACCACGTTCGGTTCGCTGCAGACTTCGCTGGATGCCCTGGCCACGAGCCCGGACAACTATGCCGCGCGTGCCGACGTGGTGTCCAAGGCCCAGGACATGGTGAGCACCCTTAACCGGCTGACCACCACCATCCAGGGCCTGCGCCAGGAAGCCGAGAGCAAGATCGCCACCAGCGTGGGCGAGCTCAACGACCAGCTCAAGGCGCTCCAGGAGGTCAACCTGGGCCTGGCCGACTACGGCATGGACCAGAACACCCGCGTCTCCATGCTCGACCAGCGCGATCGCCTGGTCAGCCAGATCGCCGAGAAGATCGACGTGCGCGTCGACTATCGCGATGACGGCACCGTGGCACTCTCGACGCGCTCGGGCATGAGCCTGCTCGACGTCAAGCGCTCGATCTTCGAATTCGAGCCTTCGGGCGGCATGGATGCCTCCTCGACCAATTCGGGCAAGCTCACGCTGCTCACACCCTCGGGCAGCCGGGTCGACCTCGTCTCCAACAACGTCATGCAGTCGGGCTCGCTCGCCGCGCTCGTGGAACTGCGCGACAAGACGCTGGTCGATGCGCAGCGCCAGCTCGACGATATCGCCGCCGCGCTCGCCAAGACGTTCTCGACCGTGCAGACCCCGGCAACGCCCGTCGCGGGCGGTGGCTACGAGATTGACCTGGCCAACCCCACCAATGGCGTGGCGCCGCTGGCACCGAGCTACCAGAATGGCGATGACCTGCTGGTTGCGTACCGCGATGCCAGCGGAGCGACCCGCAACATCCGCGTCGTCAATTCGGCCGGCACCGTTCCGCCGCCGGCGAACTATGTCGATGCCAATGGCGATGACGTCTTCTACGCCGACCTGACGCAGCCGTCCGCGGCGCTCTCGAACACGCTCAACGGCATGATGGCGGCCAAGACGCCGCCGATCACGGGCGTGGCGTTCAGCGACAATGCCGGCAAGCTGGCGGTCACCGGCTCGGGCGGGGTCACCATCAACTCGATGACGGCCCGCACGACCGCCACGGCCGACCAGGACGGCAATCTGGCGCTGCCGCTGTTCCTGGACGCCAATGGCAACGGCACGCCCTATACGGGCTCGATCGACGGGCAGGGCCAGAAGACGGGTTTCGCCGGCCGCATCCAGATCAACGCGGCCATCGTGGCGGACAACACCAAGCTGGTGAAATACGACGGAGCGGCCGGCTCGGGTGACTCGGCGCGCGTCGACTACATCGTCAATCAGTTCAAGACGATGAAGTTCTCGTCCGAATACCGGGCGGCGCCGGAGCTGGGCAATTTCCGGCTCAACGGCACGCTGGGCGACATGGTCACCCAGACCGTGGACTATCAGGGCGCCACGATTTCGGACGCGCTCTCCAAGTCCGATGCGCAGGGGCTCTCGCTCGATGCGCTCACCTCGCGCATGACCGAGACCTACGGTGTCGACGTCAATGAGGAAGTGGCCAGGCTCATGGAATTGCAGAACGCGTATGCGGCCAATGCGCGCGTAGTGTCAGTGGTGCAGGAGCTGCTCGATACGCTCATGCAGTCGGTTGGAAGGTAA
- a CDS encoding flagellar hook protein FlgE — MGIYGALATAVSGLRSQSHAMENISGNIANSQTTGYKRIETSFVDLIPDAPVKSQVPGAVTSYSRSTNDDRGDIQNASTETFMALNGSGFFVVEATAGDTSGTFYTRRGDFDIDKNGYLVNGAGYRLKGLAMAGGVITGSVPEAIKIDNSFMPAKASTTINYQLNLPQLPKTASYDATVPGSELMKSYSYGNSGAANATATGTLDMTAGGPASTYVADGDTLTIKIGANTLTYTFSDTPSGPNDIDRSLPIANAIADIETKLRASGVAGTSNASVSIVGGMLNVSTASNDYTNSLTVGGTAPFGMPVPAQTPNVGVLPDRIQSGDTDKFISESIAGGGLTLYSPTGQPVNVQMRWAKTSDTPGAESWALYYGTGDAAPADSWVKAGSYTFNQGVLAGLTAAPGATEVGMTGLTINPLTIGGTALGAITIDNGAKGITQFADNAGSATTTELKQNGYGAGQFISVGVSDTGRIVASYTNGETKEVAQILVATFNAPNALKRGDGGVFSATQQSGEPILSMDGGIVGSSLEASNTDISEEFTKLIVTQQAYAANTRIVSAADSMLQETLNMMR; from the coding sequence ATGGGCATTTATGGGGCTCTTGCCACGGCGGTGTCGGGTCTGCGGTCACAGTCGCACGCCATGGAGAACATCTCGGGCAACATCGCGAATTCGCAGACCACCGGCTACAAGCGCATCGAGACCAGCTTCGTGGACCTGATCCCCGACGCGCCCGTCAAGAGCCAGGTGCCCGGCGCCGTAACGTCCTATTCGCGTTCCACCAATGATGACCGCGGCGACATCCAGAATGCCTCGACCGAGACCTTCATGGCGCTCAACGGTTCGGGCTTCTTCGTGGTCGAGGCGACCGCGGGCGACACCAGCGGTACCTTCTACACCCGCCGCGGCGACTTCGACATCGACAAGAACGGCTACCTGGTCAACGGCGCCGGCTACCGGCTCAAGGGCCTGGCCATGGCGGGCGGCGTGATCACCGGGTCGGTGCCCGAGGCGATCAAGATCGACAACTCGTTCATGCCGGCCAAGGCCTCCACGACCATCAACTACCAGCTCAACCTGCCGCAACTCCCCAAGACCGCCTCGTACGATGCCACCGTGCCCGGCAGCGAGCTGATGAAGTCCTACTCCTACGGCAACTCGGGCGCGGCCAACGCCACCGCCACCGGCACGCTCGACATGACCGCGGGCGGCCCGGCTTCGACCTATGTCGCCGATGGCGATACCTTGACCATCAAGATCGGCGCCAACACGCTGACCTATACCTTCTCGGATACGCCCTCGGGCCCGAACGACATCGACCGTTCGCTGCCGATCGCCAACGCCATCGCCGACATCGAGACCAAGCTGCGCGCCAGCGGCGTCGCCGGCACCTCGAACGCTTCGGTGTCGATCGTGGGCGGCATGCTCAACGTTTCGACCGCCAGCAACGACTACACCAATTCGCTGACCGTCGGCGGCACCGCGCCGTTCGGCATGCCGGTCCCGGCGCAGACCCCCAACGTCGGCGTGTTGCCCGATCGCATCCAGTCGGGCGACACCGACAAGTTCATCTCCGAATCCATCGCGGGCGGCGGCCTCACCCTCTACTCGCCCACCGGCCAGCCGGTGAACGTGCAGATGCGCTGGGCCAAGACCTCCGATACGCCGGGCGCCGAGAGCTGGGCGCTCTACTACGGCACGGGCGATGCCGCCCCGGCCGACAGCTGGGTCAAGGCCGGCTCCTACACCTTCAACCAGGGCGTGCTGGCCGGCCTGACGGCCGCTCCGGGCGCCACGGAAGTGGGTATGACGGGCCTCACCATCAACCCGCTCACCATCGGCGGCACGGCGCTGGGCGCCATCACCATCGATAACGGCGCCAAGGGCATCACCCAGTTCGCCGACAATGCCGGCAGCGCCACTACGACCGAGCTCAAGCAGAACGGCTACGGCGCTGGCCAGTTCATCTCGGTGGGCGTCTCCGACACCGGCCGGATCGTGGCGTCCTACACTAATGGCGAGACCAAGGAAGTGGCCCAGATCCTGGTGGCCACGTTCAACGCCCCCAATGCGCTCAAGCGCGGTGACGGCGGCGTGTTCTCGGCCACCCAGCAGTCGGGCGAGCCGATCCTGTCGATGGATGGCGGCATCGTGGGTTCGTCCCTGGAAGCCTCCAACACCGATATCTCGGAAGAATTCACCAAGCTGATCGTGACCCAGCAGGCCTACGCCGCCAACACGCGCATCGTGTCGGCCGCCGACTCCATGCTCCAGGAAACGCTCAACATGATGCGCTGA
- a CDS encoding ATPase → MLFTSADEFLKAPRHAVTVFGMAGVGKTRLAALLRKNHWFHYSVDYRIGTRYMGEFIVDNFKAEAMKVPFLRDLLRSDSIKIDSNISFANLDPLSSYLGRPGNTKKGGLPLAEYQRRQEQHRVAEIAALQDVPLFIERAAALYGYDNFIADTGGSLIEVIDHDDANDPVVKTLTASTTLLYIRGTEKDAAELIRRFTESPKPMYYRPEFLVAKWNEYKQINGVEADEAVDPDGFGAWGFEALLHDRLPRYQKLAENFGYTVEASDLATVRDGDEFLDLMASAIEARMR, encoded by the coding sequence ATGCTCTTCACCAGTGCCGACGAATTCCTCAAGGCGCCGCGTCACGCCGTGACGGTGTTCGGCATGGCTGGTGTCGGCAAGACGCGACTGGCCGCGCTCCTGCGCAAGAACCACTGGTTCCACTACTCGGTCGATTACCGCATCGGCACCCGCTACATGGGCGAGTTCATCGTGGACAACTTCAAGGCCGAGGCCATGAAGGTGCCGTTCCTGCGCGACCTGCTGCGCTCGGATTCGATCAAGATCGATTCCAACATCTCCTTCGCCAACCTCGACCCGCTCTCAAGTTATCTGGGCCGTCCCGGCAACACCAAGAAGGGTGGCCTGCCGCTGGCCGAATACCAGCGCCGCCAGGAGCAGCACCGCGTCGCCGAGATCGCCGCGCTCCAGGACGTGCCGCTCTTCATCGAGCGCGCCGCAGCGCTCTACGGCTATGACAATTTCATCGCTGACACCGGCGGCTCGCTGATCGAGGTCATCGACCACGACGACGCCAACGATCCGGTGGTCAAGACCCTTACCGCCTCGACCACGCTGCTCTATATCCGTGGTACGGAGAAGGACGCGGCAGAACTCATCCGCCGGTTCACCGAAAGCCCCAAGCCGATGTATTACCGGCCGGAGTTCCTCGTGGCCAAGTGGAACGAATACAAGCAGATCAACGGCGTCGAGGCCGACGAGGCCGTCGACCCCGATGGCTTCGGGGCCTGGGGCTTCGAGGCGCTGCTGCACGACCGCCTGCCGCGCTACCAGAAGCTGGCGGAGAATTTCGGCTACACCGTCGAGGCCTCGGACCTCGCCACGGTGCGTGACGGAGACGAATTCCTGGACCTGATGGCGAGCGCGATCGAAGCCCGAATGCGTTAG
- a CDS encoding homoserine O-succinyltransferase — protein MPIRIPDDLPARKTLEAEGVVVMDSSRAARQDIRPLNIGLLNLMPNKERTETQFSRLIGATPLQVELTLVRITDHQSKHTSEDYLKTFYKTWEEVREHKFDGFIVTGAPIANIPFEEVRYWPEMLDIMNWTQTNVHHTMFICWGAQAALHHFHDARRYRMDNKAFGVFRHKIVQPRSPWLHGFSDSPMVPVSRYNDIDRTSLGPDLQILIDNEEIGVCMIDDPKHRAVHMLNHLEYDNRSLADEYERDIKAGLNTPLPANLFPDGNPVAEPENRWRSHAHLLFQNWINEIYQTTPYDIAEIGK, from the coding sequence ATGCCCATTCGTATTCCCGATGACCTGCCCGCTCGCAAGACGCTTGAAGCAGAAGGCGTCGTCGTCATGGATTCCTCGCGCGCCGCGCGCCAGGATATCCGCCCGCTCAACATCGGCCTGCTCAACCTTATGCCCAATAAGGAGCGCACCGAGACCCAGTTCAGCCGCCTGATCGGCGCCACCCCGCTCCAGGTCGAACTGACCCTGGTCCGCATCACTGACCACCAGTCCAAACATACGTCCGAGGATTACCTCAAGACGTTCTACAAGACCTGGGAAGAGGTGCGCGAACACAAGTTCGACGGCTTCATCGTCACCGGCGCGCCCATCGCCAACATCCCGTTCGAGGAAGTCCGCTACTGGCCGGAAATGCTCGACATCATGAACTGGACGCAGACCAACGTGCACCACACGATGTTCATCTGCTGGGGCGCCCAGGCGGCGCTGCACCACTTCCACGATGCCCGGCGCTACCGCATGGACAACAAGGCGTTCGGGGTGTTCCGGCACAAGATCGTCCAGCCGCGCTCGCCCTGGCTCCACGGCTTTTCGGACAGCCCCATGGTGCCGGTGTCGCGCTACAACGACATCGACCGCACGAGCCTGGGCCCCGACCTGCAGATCCTCATCGACAACGAGGAGATCGGCGTCTGCATGATCGATGATCCCAAGCATCGCGCCGTGCACATGCTCAACCACCTCGAATACGACAACCGCTCGCTGGCGGACGAGTACGAGCGCGATATCAAGGCAGGTCTCAACACCCCGCTGCCGGCCAACCTCTTCCCCGACGGGAACCCGGTTGCCGAGCCCGAGAACCGCTGGCGCAGCCATGCGCACCTGCTGTTCCAGAACTGGATCAACGAGATCTACCAGACCACGCCCTACGACATCGCCGAGATCGGCAAGTAG
- a CDS encoding YcjF family protein, producing the protein MARPVTSPDTREEELRTPRAFAPAEVEAIAEFEPGSEEIPLPDTLPNPKGMGWLGRLAWTTGGILVSLGLGLAAERLIRDLFARYEWLGWAGMAALAAFVVAVIALALREYWSLRRLRSLDRLRLRAAETLVSDKPEDARRIVSELQGVYGQRADLARARSLVDENLRIMLDGAEMIQFSERTLMAPLDARARALTAASARRVALVTTISPRALIDIAFVSYESIRLGGAIAQLYGAKPSLFGSLRLAGAILGHLAVTGGLVLTDGVMEQLVGQGLAAKLSARLGEGVVNSLMTVRVGIAAMRVVRPLPFATQPQPMVKDFLPELVNLAQGK; encoded by the coding sequence GTGGCACGTCCCGTCACCTCGCCCGATACGCGCGAGGAAGAACTGCGCACCCCGCGCGCCTTTGCGCCGGCCGAGGTCGAGGCCATCGCTGAATTCGAGCCCGGTTCGGAAGAAATCCCCCTGCCCGATACCCTGCCCAACCCCAAGGGGATGGGCTGGCTGGGGCGTCTCGCCTGGACCACCGGCGGCATTCTCGTCTCGCTGGGGCTCGGCCTGGCCGCCGAACGCCTCATCCGCGATCTCTTCGCCCGCTATGAATGGCTGGGCTGGGCTGGCATGGCCGCACTGGCCGCCTTCGTGGTGGCGGTCATCGCCCTCGCCCTGCGCGAATACTGGTCGCTGCGGCGCCTGCGCAGCCTCGATCGCCTGCGCCTGCGCGCCGCCGAGACGCTGGTGTCGGACAAGCCGGAGGATGCGAGGCGCATCGTTTCCGAGCTGCAGGGGGTCTACGGCCAGCGCGCCGACCTGGCCCGAGCCCGCAGCCTTGTCGACGAAAACCTGCGGATCATGCTCGACGGCGCCGAGATGATCCAGTTCTCCGAGCGCACCCTCATGGCGCCACTCGACGCCCGCGCCCGCGCTCTCACCGCCGCCTCGGCGCGGCGGGTGGCGCTGGTGACCACCATCTCGCCCCGCGCTCTCATCGACATCGCCTTCGTCAGCTATGAGAGCATCCGGCTGGGCGGCGCCATCGCCCAGCTCTACGGCGCCAAGCCGAGCCTTTTCGGCTCGCTGCGACTCGCCGGCGCGATTCTCGGCCACCTCGCCGTTACCGGTGGCCTCGTGCTTACGGACGGGGTCATGGAGCAGCTCGTCGGGCAAGGATTGGCCGCAAAACTCTCTGCCAGGCTGGGCGAAGGGGTGGTCAATTCGCTCATGACCGTACGCGTGGGCATAGCAGCCATGCGCGTCGTGCGCCCCTTGCCCTTCGCCACCCAGCCCCAGCCCATGGTTAAGGATTTCCTGCCCGAGCTGGTGAACCTGGCCCAAGGCAAGTAG